The nucleotide sequence AAAATCTCCAGATACAATTGGGGAAAAAGTACCTTCTTTTTTTGTTAGATTAGGATAAGATCCATAAGACATTGTACCTTTTACATCTTGTGTGTAACCTTCAGTAGGAGCAGAAGTAACAGTGTCAAAGTTGTTAGAGTCAGTTTTTATAGCTCCTCCTTCTCCTTTACCTGATATACCACCATTAGTTTTGATATAATGAGCAAAAAAAGCTATATCCCAATCTAAGCTATTTTCAGGATCTTGAATAGTTATGACTCCTTTTTTAAAAGAAAAGTATACCCAATTATCTTTGTTGAAAGTGTACAAGTTCTTCACTTGTGTTCCTTTTGAGATTTTTTTCTCTTCTTTGCTATCATTGTCCTTACTGCAAGAAGCAAAAGTAAGGGCTATAGCTAAAACTGATAGTAATAATCTAACTTTCATAATCTTTATTATTTGCTTTGATTATCACTCAATTGATATTTTAGTTTAGGATAATTAGGTGCTTTTTTGCTGTTTACTTCCTTATAAAAATCAGTTACTTGCACTTTAGCGTATTTACCATCAGCTGTTTTGATAATGTATACCCATTCATTAGGAGCGTAAACGTCTCCCCATTTGTTTATATTGCTAGGACTGATGTTTATAGTACCTGTTGTAGAACCAAAGCCTCCTGTAAGTACTGGTGAAACGTTTACTTTAGTAGAGCTGTTTCTACCAGTAAAAGTTACTTCTTTGTCTTTTTCAAAACCTACTACTACAGTTTCTTTTACAGCATCAAAATCTT is from Capnocytophaga ochracea DSM 7271 and encodes:
- a CDS encoding HmuY family protein, with product MKVRLLLSVLAIALTFASCSKDNDSKEEKKISKGTQVKNLYTFNKDNWVYFSFKKGVITIQDPENSLDWDIAFFAHYIKTNGGISGKGEGGAIKTDSNNFDTVTSAPTEGYTQDVKGTMSYGSYPNLTKKEGTFSPIVSGDFETKTGYVSLSPNNIGKWPSVYAPTKYVYIIKTAKGEYAKFQVTDFYNDGAKPNYVTFSYLISKDGKF